From the genome of Ananas comosus cultivar F153 linkage group 16, ASM154086v1, whole genome shotgun sequence, one region includes:
- the LOC109721984 gene encoding E3 ubiquitin-protein ligase At4g11680-like has translation MSAADGIGDMQGGGGGLLMRAAARAARARWFGFLRRAYVYQNGPRSDVLAASNPFNSPFWLAAELAAAVAQVGVIAAVLAAARNERPLWPVRLWVGAYALANLLSLPLIYWRRHHSAAPAPVDIEHQGSNEEAVFRGSSSYLVNKLRTFLELFTAVWFVMGNVWVFDARYTASASSSSSLHLGGAPMLHALCVALLAYNAVLYSFPLLLFLLLCCVVPFVSSAVGFNMSSAAASAARGASDEQLEQLPKWRFKAANPGGDPGPLENPECCICLAKYRERDEVRQLPCSHLFHLRCVDRWLRIISCCPLCKLQLEKQ, from the exons ATGTCGGCGGCGGACGGAATCGGAGACAtgcaaggcggcggcggcggcctttTGATGCgcgcggcggcgagggcggcgcgAGCACGGTGGTTCGGGTTCCTGCGGCGGGCCTACGTCTACCAGAACGGGCCGCGGTCGGACGTGCTGGCGGCGTCGAACCCCTTCAACTCCCCCTTCTGGCTGGCCGCCGAGCTGGCGGCCGCCGTCGCGCAGGTCGGCGTCATCGCGGCCGTGCTGGCGGCCGCGCGGAACGAGAGGCCGCTTTGGCCCGTCAGGCTCTGGGTCGGCGCCTACGCCCTCGCCAACCTTCTCAGCCTCCCTCTCATATATTGGCGGCGCCACCactccgccgcccccgcccctgTGGATATTGAACACCAAGGAAGCAATGAGGAAGCAGTGTTCAG GGGATCTTCGTCGTACCTCGTAAACAAGTTGCGGACGTTCCTCGAGCTGTTCACGGCGGTGTGGTTCGTCATGGGCAACGTGTGGGTGTTCGACGCCCGCTACACCGCCTCcgcctcgtcctcgtcctcgttgCACCTCGGCGGTGCCCCGATGCTCCACGCCCTCTGCGTCGCCCTCCTCGCCTACAACGCCGTCCTCTACTCCTTCCCCTTGCTGCTGTTTCTGCTGCTGTGCTGCGTCGTGCCGTTCGTTAGTAGCGCCGTCGGATTCAACATGAGCTCCGCGGCGGCGTCCGCGGCCCGCGGCGCCTCCGACGAGCAGCTGGAGCAGCTACCAAAGTGGCGGTTCAAAGCAGCTAATCCTGGGGGTGATCCTGGGCCCTTGGAGAATCCT GAGTGCTGCATATGTCTGGCCAAGTACAGGGAGAGGGACGAGGTGAGGCAGCTGCCTTGCTCTCATCTCTTCCACCTCCGATGCGTCGACCGCTGGCTCCGAATCATCTCTTGCTGCCCGCTCTGCAAACTGCAGCTTGAAAAGCAGTAG
- the LOC109721940 gene encoding 60S ribosomal protein L18a-2-like, whose protein sequence is MVKIFERNPTKIKNYGIWLRYQSRTGYHNMYKEYRDTTLNGAVEQMYNEMASRHRVRFHCIQIIKTATVPAKLCKRESTKQFHDSKIKFPLVFRKVRPPTRKLKTTYKASRPNLFM, encoded by the coding sequence ATGGTCAAGATATTCGAGAGGAACCCAACAAAGATCAAGAACTATGGCATATGGCTGAGGTACCAGAGCAGGACGGGATACCACAACATGTACAAGGAGTACAGAGACACCACTCTTAATGGGGCCGTGGAGCAGATGTACAATGAGATGGCATCCCGCCACCGTGTGAGGTTCCACTGCATCCAGATCATCAAGACCGCCACCGTCCCTGCCAAGCTCTGCAAGCGCGAGAGCACCAAGCAGTTCCACGATTCGAAGATCAAGTTCCCTCTCGTCTTTAGGAAGGTGCGGCCGCCTACCAGGAAGCTCAAGACAACCTACAAGGCCTCCCGCCCTAATCTCTTCATGTAA